Part of the Acidobacteriota bacterium genome, CATCGAGCAGGCCCGGCCAGCGCTGCTCGTCGATCGGCAGCGTCGGTGCCAGGCCCTGGTCGAGCATCTCCACGGCGACGTCCGCCGAGGCACGCAGTTGCATCAGCAACTGCCAGAAGGCCGGAGAGAAGGCGCCAGGGACGTCCAACGTCAGATCTCCCGAATCCGTTCAGGAGGCAGCGTGTAAAACATGAGTGTGCCGCCCGTCGTGCAAAGACGCCGCCAGCCGGCGCTCGCATAAATCCCTTCAGGGATGACTTTTCATGCCGCGATCTCCCTGGAGGCAGACTATCCCCGCCGGTCCGATCACCGCGGCGGGGAACTTAGTCGCGGACTTGGAAGACTTAAATCGCGAATCCGGCGACCCCGCCCTATGGCTGGCCGCCGGTAAAACAGGTCATAGTAGGGGGGCGTCATCCATCTCACCCAGGAGGAACCTCCATGCGCCGACCTTTCAGGCCGGCGGCCGTCACTGCGCTCGCACTGGCCGTCGCCACGTTCGCCGCCAGACCCGCTTCCGGGGGTCCCGGGGCGACACCTGACGTGCTGCCCTTCCGGGCCACGGCAACAACGCTCGCCAACGGGTTGAAGGTGATTGTCGTCCCCACCGGCTTCCCCAACATCGTCAGCATCCAGATCCCGGTCCAGACCGGTTCGCGCAACGAGGTGGAACCGGGCAAATCCGGGTTTGCGCACTTCTTCGAGCACCTGATGTTCCGCGGCACGCCGAACACGCCGCCCGAGAAATACCGGCAGATCATGGTGGAGGCGGGAGCGCGCGAGAACGCCAGCACGGGCGACGACTTCACGCGCTATTACGCGACGTTCGCGAAAGAGGATCTGGCCACGATGGTCGCGCTCTACGCCGACCTGTTTCAGAACCTGTCGTACGTGGAGCCTGACTTCAAGACCGAGGCGCGCGCGATCCTCGGCGAGTACAACAAGAACAGCGCCGAGCCCTTGCAGAAGCTGCTCGAGGTCCAGCGCGAGCGCTATTACCAGTCCCACACCTACAAGCACACCCCGATGGGCTTCATCAAAGACATCGAGAACATGCCGAATGAGTACGCGTACTCGAAGCTGTTCTTCGAGCGGTGGTATCGCCCGCAGTACACGACCGTGATCGTCGCGGGCGATGTGACGCCCGAACAGGTCCTGCCGCTCGTCGAAAAGCACTGGGGCGGCTGGAAGGGGGGCGCCGTCACGCCGGCCGACATCCCGAAGGAGCCGCCGGCGGCGGCCGCGCAGTACGTCCACGTGCCATGGCCGTCCGAGACGCTGCCCTGGGTCACGGTCGGCTTCCTGGGCCCCGCGTTCGACGAGCACGGGAAGGACACCGCCGCGATGGACATGATCGGGGCGCTGTATTTCGGGCCGACCTCAGACCTGTACAAGCGGCTCGTCGTCAGCGAGCAGAAGGTGGACGCCCTCATCGCGGACACGCCCACCGGCGTGGACGCCTCGCTCTTCACCGTGCTTGCGCGGGTGAAGAACGCGGCCGACGCGGTGTACGTCCGGGATCAGATCCTCGCCACCATCGCCGGGGCGCGCGCGACGCCCATGCCGGCCGAGCGGCTGGCTGACGCGAAGTCCTCCAACAAGTACGCCTTCGCGCGGTCGCTCGACAGCACCGAGCGCATTGCGGCGGTGGTGTCGTCGTACGCGCCGTACCGCCGCTCGTTCGACACGGTCAACAACTACTACCGCACGCTCGACGCGCTCACGCCCGCCGACCTGCAGGCCGCCGCAGGAAAGTACTTCGTGGACAACAGCCTGATCGTCACGACGCTCTCGAACGACGCCCTGCCGGCCGGCATCGGCCTGGCGCTGGCGGTCCCCGCGGCGAAGCCGGCGCCCGCTTCGGGCGCCACGGAGCCGAAGCGCGCGATCGCGCCGATCACGGTCGCGGCAGATGCAGGGGCGGGTGCTCGCATCCCGCTTGTGCAGCAGACGTCCCCCTTGCCGCAGCTCAATGTGAAGCTGCTGTTTGGCGCCGGCTCCGCCCACGACCCCGCCGGGAAGGAAGGGCTGGCGGCGCTCACCGCGGCGATGATCACCGAGGCGGGCTCGAAGTCCATGACGGTTGATGAAATCGAGGCCGCCCTGTACCCGATGGCCGGCTCGTTCGACGCGCGCGTGGACAAGGAGATGTCCACGCTCACCGCGGTCATCCACAAGGACAATTGGCGGACCTTCCTCGCCATCGTGCTTCCGCAGCTGCTCGAACCGGGCCTTCGCGGGGAGGACTTCACGCGGCTGAAGGAGGCGCAGCTCAACGCGCTCACCCAGAACCTGCGCTCGAACAACGAGGAGGAACTCGGGAAGGAACAACTGCAGATCGATATCTTCACGGGCACGCCGTACGCGCACGTCTCGCTTGGCACGGTCGCCGGCCTCAACGCCATCACGCTCGACGACGTG contains:
- a CDS encoding insulinase family protein; protein product: MRRPFRPAAVTALALAVATFAARPASGGPGATPDVLPFRATATTLANGLKVIVVPTGFPNIVSIQIPVQTGSRNEVEPGKSGFAHFFEHLMFRGTPNTPPEKYRQIMVEAGARENASTGDDFTRYYATFAKEDLATMVALYADLFQNLSYVEPDFKTEARAILGEYNKNSAEPLQKLLEVQRERYYQSHTYKHTPMGFIKDIENMPNEYAYSKLFFERWYRPQYTTVIVAGDVTPEQVLPLVEKHWGGWKGGAVTPADIPKEPPAAAAQYVHVPWPSETLPWVTVGFLGPAFDEHGKDTAAMDMIGALYFGPTSDLYKRLVVSEQKVDALIADTPTGVDASLFTVLARVKNAADAVYVRDQILATIAGARATPMPAERLADAKSSNKYAFARSLDSTERIAAVVSSYAPYRRSFDTVNNYYRTLDALTPADLQAAAGKYFVDNSLIVTTLSNDALPAGIGLALAVPAAKPAPASGATEPKRAIAPITVAADAGAGARIPLVQQTSPLPQLNVKLLFGAGSAHDPAGKEGLAALTAAMITEAGSKSMTVDEIEAALYPMAGSFDARVDKEMSTLTAVIHKDNWRTFLAIVLPQLLEPGLRGEDFTRLKEAQLNALTQNLRSNNEEELGKEQLQIDIFTGTPYAHVSLGTVAGLNAITLDDVKRFARQVYTRANLTLGISGDVPREMLRTVQAQLARLPEGPAAPRAAVRAKPLAGISVNILEKDTRATAISLGFPIEVTRAHPDFAALSVARVWLGEHRASSGRLYQRIRNVRGMNYGDYAYIEAFPRGMFQFFPDPNIARQQQIFEIWIRPVVPVNGHMALRIAIHELQRLIDGGLSGAEFESTRGYLMKNVYVMTARQDQQLGYALDSKWYGIGEFTAHMRGALETLTVDQVNAAIRKHLTARNLAIVCITRDAEGLKQALVSDAFSPIAYDAEKPQELLAEDKVIGAMKLNIAPERVWITPFSEAFAK